The following are encoded together in the Rhizobium tumorigenes genome:
- the rplI gene encoding 50S ribosomal protein L9, producing MQVILLERVPKLGQMGETVKVRDGFARNYLLPLGKALRANAANKTRFEAERSTLEARNLERKSEAQKVADVLEGKSFNVVRSAGETGQLYGSVAARDVVDILAAEGFNIGRSQVELNTPIKTIGLHSVTLALHGEVEIAIELNVARSIEEAERQKQGETLTSADAIYGVDENALRPEDFFDPDADGNRDDE from the coding sequence ATGCAAGTCATTCTTCTCGAACGCGTTCCCAAGCTCGGCCAGATGGGCGAGACCGTAAAAGTCCGCGACGGCTTCGCCCGTAACTACCTGCTGCCGCTCGGCAAGGCACTTCGCGCCAACGCTGCCAACAAGACCCGTTTCGAAGCCGAGCGTTCGACGCTCGAAGCCCGTAACCTGGAGCGCAAGAGCGAAGCCCAGAAGGTTGCCGACGTTCTCGAAGGCAAGTCCTTCAACGTCGTCCGCTCTGCAGGCGAAACCGGCCAGCTCTACGGCTCGGTCGCTGCCCGCGACGTCGTCGACATCCTTGCTGCCGAAGGCTTCAACATCGGCCGCAGCCAGGTCGAACTGAACACACCGATCAAGACCATCGGCCTGCACAGCGTTACGCTGGCCCTGCATGGCGAAGTCGAAATCGCCATCGAACTGAACGTTGCCCGTTCAATCGAAGAAGCCGAACGCCAGAAGCAGGGTGAAACCCTCACTTCGGCCGACGCCATCTACGGCGTTGACGAAAATGCCCTGCGTCCAGAAGACTTCTTCGACCCGGATGCCGACGGCAACCGCGACGACGAATAG
- a CDS encoding type II toxin-antitoxin system RelE/ParE family toxin yields the protein MSSKWPRPSNPRRRLTIKRRRLIWSGTARADLMSQYRYIAESSSAAADKFILDIERKAQSFARLGLTGIARDHLRPGLRSFSYRQRVFYFVVSDIALRVVRVIHAHEDTSPEDFTESIA from the coding sequence ATATCCAGCAAATGGCCGCGTCCCAGCAATCCACGCCGGAGACTGACCATTAAGCGACGCCGGCTTATCTGGTCCGGAACTGCCCGGGCCGATCTCATGAGCCAATATCGCTATATCGCGGAGAGCAGCTCTGCCGCAGCAGACAAATTCATTCTCGACATTGAGCGGAAGGCGCAGTCATTTGCGAGGCTTGGCCTGACCGGTATCGCCCGCGACCATCTTAGACCCGGCCTCCGCAGCTTTTCCTATCGACAAAGAGTGTTTTACTTCGTTGTCAGTGATATTGCGCTCCGGGTGGTGCGCGTGATTCATGCACACGAGGACACATCACCAGAAGATTTTACCGAAAGCATTGCCTGA
- the purF gene encoding amidophosphoribosyltransferase, translating to MTLSPSPEIDNDIDGDTLHEECGVFGILGHSDAATLTALGLHALQHRGQEAAGMVVFDGQRFHSERRMGLVGDHYTDPATLARLPGDRAIGHVRYSTTGETILRNVQPLFAELEVGGIAIAHNGNFTNGLSMRRMLIADGAICQSTSDTEVVLHLIARSKHASSSDRFIDAIRQMEGGYSMLAMTRTKLIAARDPIGIRPLVMGELDGKPIFCSETCALDIIGAKYIRDVENGEVIICEIQSDGSITIDSRKADQPEPERLCLFEYVYFARPDSVVGGRNVYVARRNMGINLAHEAPVEADLVVPVPDGGTPAAIGYAQASGIPFELGIIRNHYVGRTFIEPTQSIRAFGVKLKHSANRAILEGKRVVLVDDSIVRGTTSVKIVQMIREAGASEVHIRVASPMIYFPDFYGIDTPDADKLLANQYENLEAMCAFIGADSLAFLSIDGLYRAVGGEPRDPVAPQFTDHYFTGDYPTRLLDRESINNVRKLSVLAGNG from the coding sequence ATGACCCTGTCACCCTCCCCTGAAATCGATAACGACATCGACGGCGACACACTGCACGAAGAGTGCGGCGTGTTCGGCATACTCGGACACTCGGACGCGGCAACGCTGACGGCGCTCGGCCTGCACGCCCTGCAGCATCGGGGCCAGGAAGCAGCCGGCATGGTCGTCTTCGATGGTCAGCGCTTTCATTCGGAGCGCCGCATGGGACTGGTGGGCGACCACTACACGGATCCGGCAACCCTTGCCCGCCTGCCCGGCGACCGTGCCATCGGCCATGTTCGCTACTCGACCACGGGCGAGACGATCCTTCGCAACGTCCAGCCGCTGTTTGCCGAACTTGAGGTCGGCGGCATCGCCATCGCCCATAACGGCAACTTCACCAACGGCCTCTCGATGCGTCGCATGCTGATTGCCGACGGCGCCATCTGCCAGTCGACGTCGGACACCGAAGTCGTGCTGCACTTGATCGCCCGTTCCAAGCATGCCTCCTCCTCCGACCGCTTCATCGATGCCATCCGCCAGATGGAAGGCGGCTACTCGATGCTGGCGATGACCCGTACCAAGCTCATTGCCGCCCGCGATCCGATCGGCATCCGGCCGCTGGTGATGGGCGAACTCGATGGCAAGCCGATCTTCTGTTCCGAGACCTGCGCGCTCGACATCATCGGCGCGAAATACATCCGCGACGTTGAGAACGGTGAAGTCATCATCTGCGAGATCCAGAGCGACGGCTCGATCACCATCGATTCGCGCAAGGCCGATCAGCCCGAGCCCGAACGGCTGTGCCTGTTCGAATATGTCTACTTCGCGCGCCCGGACTCTGTCGTCGGCGGCCGCAATGTCTACGTCGCCCGTCGCAACATGGGCATCAATCTGGCCCATGAAGCGCCGGTCGAGGCTGACCTCGTCGTTCCAGTGCCAGATGGCGGCACGCCAGCGGCAATCGGCTATGCGCAAGCGAGCGGCATACCGTTCGAACTGGGGATCATCCGCAACCACTATGTCGGGCGGACCTTCATCGAGCCGACCCAGTCGATCCGCGCCTTCGGCGTCAAGCTGAAGCACTCCGCCAACCGCGCCATCCTCGAAGGAAAGCGCGTCGTGCTCGTCGACGATTCCATCGTCCGCGGCACGACATCGGTGAAGATCGTCCAGATGATCCGCGAGGCCGGTGCCAGCGAGGTGCACATCCGAGTTGCCAGCCCAATGATCTATTTCCCGGATTTCTACGGCATCGATACGCCGGATGCCGACAAGCTGCTCGCCAACCAGTACGAGAACCTCGAAGCCATGTGCGCCTTCATCGGCGCCGATAGCCTCGCCTTCCTGTCCATCGACGGTCTCTACAGGGCTGTCGGCGGCGAGCCGCGCGATCCCGTCGCACCCCAGTTCACCGACCACTATTTCACCGGCGATTATCCGACCCGGTTGCTCGACCGGGAAAGCATCAACAATGTCCGCAAGCTATCGGTGCTTGCTGGCAACGGCTGA
- the radA gene encoding DNA repair protein RadA — MAKARTQFICQNCGTIHNRWAGKCESCGAWNTIVEEDPMGGIGSGPGRVPKKGRAVTLVALSGEIEEAPRIYTGISELDRATGGGFVRGSAVLVGGDPGIGKSTLLMQAAAALARRGHKIVYVSGEEAVAQIRLRAQRLKAADTDVMLAAETNVEDILATLAEGKRPDLVIIDSIQTLWSELAESAPGTVTQVRTGVQAMIRFAKQTGSAMVLVGHVTKDGQIAGPRVVEHMVDAVLYFEGDRGHHYRILRTVKNRFGPTDEIGVFEMSDIGLREVANPSELFLGERNSKSPGAAVFAGMEGTRPILVEVQALVAPTSLGTARRAVVGWDSSRLSMILAVLEAHCGVRLGSHDVYLNIAGGYRISEPAADLAVASALVSSLAGIALPADCVYFGEVSLSGAVRPVGHTAQRLKEAEKLGFAQALLPSGSAELPKGSGGRWNEIDSLTDMVVRVAGSKGALRPTEDED, encoded by the coding sequence ATGGCCAAGGCCAGAACTCAATTCATCTGCCAGAACTGCGGCACCATCCACAATCGCTGGGCCGGAAAATGCGAATCCTGTGGCGCCTGGAACACCATCGTCGAGGAAGACCCGATGGGCGGCATCGGCTCCGGCCCTGGCCGCGTGCCGAAGAAGGGCAGAGCGGTGACGCTGGTTGCTCTCTCGGGCGAAATCGAGGAAGCACCGCGGATCTACACCGGCATTTCCGAACTCGACCGGGCGACGGGCGGCGGTTTCGTGCGTGGCTCGGCAGTGCTGGTCGGCGGCGATCCGGGCATCGGCAAATCGACACTGCTGATGCAGGCCGCGGCTGCCCTTGCACGCCGGGGCCACAAGATCGTCTATGTGTCGGGCGAAGAGGCGGTGGCGCAGATCCGGCTGCGGGCGCAACGGCTCAAGGCCGCCGATACCGACGTGATGCTGGCGGCCGAGACAAATGTCGAGGATATCCTGGCGACGCTCGCCGAGGGCAAGCGACCGGATCTGGTCATCATCGATTCCATCCAGACGCTCTGGAGCGAACTTGCCGAATCGGCGCCCGGCACCGTCACCCAGGTTCGCACCGGCGTGCAGGCGATGATCCGCTTTGCCAAGCAGACGGGCTCCGCCATGGTGCTGGTCGGCCATGTCACCAAGGACGGCCAGATCGCCGGGCCAAGGGTCGTCGAGCACATGGTCGATGCGGTGCTCTACTTCGAAGGAGACCGTGGCCATCACTACCGTATCCTGCGCACCGTCAAGAACCGCTTCGGACCGACGGACGAGATCGGCGTTTTCGAGATGTCCGATATCGGGCTTCGCGAAGTCGCCAATCCGTCAGAGCTTTTTCTGGGCGAGCGCAATTCCAAATCGCCCGGTGCTGCCGTCTTTGCCGGCATGGAGGGAACGCGGCCGATCCTGGTCGAGGTGCAGGCGCTGGTGGCGCCAACGTCGCTCGGAACGGCACGGCGCGCAGTCGTCGGCTGGGATTCGTCGCGGCTATCGATGATCCTCGCGGTGCTCGAGGCCCACTGCGGCGTGCGGCTTGGCAGCCACGATGTCTACCTGAACATCGCCGGCGGCTACCGGATTTCGGAACCAGCGGCCGACCTTGCGGTGGCCTCTGCACTGGTTTCATCCCTTGCCGGTATTGCCCTTCCGGCCGATTGCGTCTATTTCGGCGAAGTCAGTCTTTCTGGCGCCGTCCGGCCCGTGGGCCATACAGCACAGCGCCTGAAGGAAGCCGAGAAGCTGGGCTTTGCGCAAGCATTGCTGCCATCAGGCTCGGCCGAACTGCCGAAAGGCAGCGGCGGCCGCTGGAACGAGATCGACAGCTTGACCGACATGGTGGTCAGGGTCGCCGGATCGAAGGGCGCACTGCGGCCGACGGAAGACGAGGACTGA
- a CDS encoding MarR family winged helix-turn-helix transcriptional regulator, with protein sequence MPDKATSREFFDELSAFNRKLRAGFDALVRKRGMTLARARVFFALAKKDGINQRELAELLELETPTLVRILDAMEGQKFIERRAVETDRRAKQIHTTEAGKVIAIEIDALAARVRADILEGISDADRATALKVIRTMAANLPNIGKDEVA encoded by the coding sequence ATGCCCGACAAAGCGACGAGCCGTGAATTCTTCGATGAGCTTTCTGCTTTCAACAGGAAGTTGCGGGCGGGGTTCGATGCTCTCGTTCGCAAGCGCGGCATGACGCTTGCCCGCGCCCGCGTGTTTTTTGCACTGGCCAAGAAGGACGGTATCAACCAGCGCGAGCTGGCCGAGCTTCTGGAGCTCGAAACGCCGACCCTGGTGCGCATTCTCGACGCCATGGAAGGCCAGAAGTTTATCGAGCGTCGCGCCGTCGAGACCGACCGTCGCGCCAAGCAGATCCACACCACCGAGGCCGGAAAGGTCATCGCCATCGAGATCGACGCGCTGGCAGCGCGGGTCCGCGCCGATATCCTCGAGGGCATATCCGATGCGGATCGGGCGACTGCGCTTAAGGTGATCCGCACAATGGCTGCAAACCTGCCGAACATCGGCAAAGACGAGGTAGCTTGA
- a CDS encoding MFS transporter codes for MPGWKALCYMLSSVMFFLTQGLGMNLALANLTQIQGSIAATTTESAWLSAAYMAPNVSLAIFLVKIRMQYGVRNFAEISIIGFVVASLLNLFVSDLQSAIIVRFLSGIAAAPLSTLGFLYMLEAFPPAKKLTVGLSLAMMNTTLAAPITRLVSPTLLDFGEWRGLYTLEMGLALLVMPIIYLLPLTAPPRVKIINFGDIVVYLLVAIGFGCLAVVLSVGRLYWWLEVPWLGVVLAVSIATLVVAVVIDLDRTTPLIDIRWLLTWPNVRLTIVLLVFRMIAAEQNSILLIYYQNIGLLYDQLQMLYTIILVFSLVGGLTCAALMNVGYTWQIQMIALPMMIAAAFMDSQVTSLTRPEQMYLSQALMSAGITLFLPPALSPGFRAALSKGPFYLVTFFVIFLFTQSIGSLMGTAFYGTLITIREKFHSSVLVEHVLLTDPIVAQRAAQLSASYGKVITDSRLLNGEGLTLLGAQVTREAYSLAFGDAFFVAGVIAVMAFVVLIANRLIAFIRTKPADAPTIASAT; via the coding sequence ATGCCGGGATGGAAGGCACTCTGCTACATGCTGTCCTCAGTGATGTTCTTCCTGACGCAGGGGCTGGGGATGAACCTCGCGCTTGCCAACCTCACCCAGATCCAGGGCAGCATTGCCGCGACGACAACCGAATCCGCCTGGCTTTCGGCCGCCTACATGGCGCCGAATGTCAGCTTGGCGATTTTCCTGGTCAAGATCCGCATGCAGTACGGTGTGCGCAACTTCGCCGAGATCAGCATCATCGGCTTCGTCGTCGCCTCGCTGCTCAATCTCTTCGTCTCGGACCTGCAATCGGCAATCATCGTCCGCTTTCTCAGCGGCATCGCCGCGGCGCCATTGTCGACGCTGGGCTTTCTCTACATGCTCGAAGCTTTCCCACCGGCAAAAAAACTGACCGTGGGCCTCAGCCTGGCGATGATGAACACGACGCTGGCAGCACCGATCACGCGGCTGGTGTCGCCGACGCTCCTTGATTTCGGTGAGTGGCGAGGTCTCTACACGCTGGAAATGGGGCTCGCGCTTTTAGTGATGCCGATCATCTATCTGCTGCCGCTGACCGCCCCGCCGCGGGTCAAGATTATCAACTTCGGCGATATCGTCGTCTACCTTCTGGTCGCTATCGGCTTCGGCTGTCTCGCCGTCGTTTTATCCGTCGGCCGGCTCTACTGGTGGCTGGAGGTGCCATGGCTCGGCGTTGTCCTCGCCGTCAGCATCGCGACGCTGGTGGTGGCGGTGGTCATCGATCTCGACCGAACGACGCCGCTCATCGATATCCGCTGGCTTCTGACGTGGCCGAACGTGCGCCTGACCATCGTGCTGCTCGTCTTCCGCATGATCGCGGCCGAGCAGAACTCGATCCTGCTGATCTACTACCAGAATATCGGTCTGCTCTACGATCAGCTGCAGATGCTCTACACCATCATCCTGGTGTTTTCGCTCGTAGGCGGACTGACCTGCGCGGCCCTGATGAATGTCGGCTACACTTGGCAGATCCAGATGATCGCGTTGCCGATGATGATCGCAGCCGCCTTCATGGACAGCCAGGTGACAAGTCTGACGCGTCCCGAGCAGATGTATCTAAGCCAGGCGCTGATGTCGGCCGGCATCACGCTCTTCCTGCCGCCGGCACTATCGCCCGGATTCCGCGCCGCGCTTTCCAAGGGGCCGTTCTATCTGGTGACCTTCTTTGTCATCTTTCTTTTTACCCAGAGCATCGGCTCGCTCATGGGGACTGCCTTCTATGGCACGCTGATTACCATCCGCGAGAAATTCCACTCGAGCGTTCTGGTCGAGCACGTTCTTCTTACCGATCCGATCGTTGCCCAGCGGGCGGCGCAGCTTTCGGCCTCCTACGGCAAGGTCATCACCGATTCGCGCCTGTTGAACGGCGAGGGGCTCACGCTGCTTGGCGCCCAGGTCACGCGCGAGGCCTACAGCCTTGCCTTCGGTGATGCTTTCTTCGTGGCCGGGGTGATTGCAGTCATGGCATTTGTCGTATTGATCGCAAATCGGCTGATCGCCTTCATCCGCACAAAACCGGCGGATGCGCCGACCATCGCATCCGCGACCTAA
- a CDS encoding type II toxin-antitoxin system ParD family antitoxin: protein MATIRLDSREQAFVDEQVETGAYQDADAVLREALALLRKRDEKVARLRGLIQEGIDDIENGRVYEYETAEEFLKDIQQMAASQQSTPETDH from the coding sequence ATGGCGACCATTCGACTGGACTCGAGAGAGCAGGCCTTCGTTGACGAGCAGGTCGAGACCGGCGCCTATCAGGATGCAGACGCTGTATTGCGCGAAGCACTCGCGCTCCTGCGCAAACGTGACGAGAAAGTTGCGAGATTGCGGGGGCTGATCCAAGAGGGCATCGATGACATCGAAAATGGTCGCGTCTACGAGTACGAGACGGCTGAAGAATTTTTGAAAGATATCCAGCAAATGGCCGCGTCCCAGCAATCCACGCCGGAGACTGACCATTAA
- a CDS encoding replicative DNA helicase: protein MNDAGRKSAALAPAEQHYREAPNNIEAEQALLGAILVNNDAYYRVSDFLKPVHLYEPLHRRIFEVAGDIIRMGKIANPVTIKTFLKADEKVGDMTVAQYLARLAAEAVSIINAEDYGRAIYDLALRRALITIGEDVVNIAYDAPLDMPPQSQIEDTERRLFELAENGRYDGGFQAFNDAVAMAIDMAAVAKERDGGLSGISTGIHSLDSKMGGLQRSDLIVLAGRPGMGKTSLATNIAYNIAAAYEGEVQADGSTKAKNGGVVGFYSLEMSSEQLATRIISEQTEVSSSKIRRGDINDADFEKLVACSMMMQKVPLFIDQTGGISIAQLAARARRLKRQRGLDVLVIDYIQLMTGSGKSGENRVQEVTQITTGLKALGKELNVPIIALSQLSRQVENRDDKRPQLSDLRESGSIEQDADVVLFVYREEYYVKNQEPRDPADPKYNEWEQLFEKVKGTADVIISKQRHGPTGTVKLAFQAEFTRFADLADSSFTPYEEH, encoded by the coding sequence ATGAACGACGCAGGTCGCAAGAGCGCAGCACTTGCTCCCGCCGAACAACATTACCGTGAAGCCCCGAACAACATCGAGGCGGAGCAGGCGCTGCTGGGCGCAATTCTCGTCAACAACGACGCCTATTACCGCGTCTCGGACTTCCTGAAGCCCGTGCATCTCTACGAGCCGCTGCATCGCAGGATTTTCGAGGTTGCCGGCGACATTATCCGCATGGGCAAGATCGCCAACCCGGTGACCATCAAGACCTTCCTGAAGGCCGACGAGAAGGTCGGCGACATGACGGTGGCGCAGTATCTTGCGCGCCTTGCCGCCGAGGCCGTGTCGATCATCAATGCCGAAGACTACGGTCGTGCCATCTACGACCTCGCCCTGCGTCGCGCGCTGATCACCATTGGCGAGGACGTCGTCAACATCGCCTATGACGCACCGCTGGATATGCCGCCGCAAAGCCAGATCGAGGACACCGAGCGCCGGCTGTTCGAACTCGCTGAAAACGGTCGCTACGACGGCGGCTTCCAGGCCTTCAACGATGCCGTCGCCATGGCAATCGACATGGCTGCCGTCGCCAAGGAGCGAGATGGCGGGCTTTCGGGCATCTCCACCGGCATCCATTCGCTCGACAGCAAGATGGGCGGACTGCAGCGCTCGGACTTGATCGTGCTGGCCGGACGTCCGGGCATGGGCAAGACGTCGCTCGCCACCAACATCGCCTATAACATCGCCGCCGCCTACGAGGGCGAAGTGCAGGCAGACGGCTCGACCAAGGCGAAGAACGGCGGCGTCGTCGGTTTTTATTCGCTGGAAATGTCGTCCGAACAGCTGGCGACCCGCATCATCTCTGAGCAGACGGAAGTGTCCTCGTCGAAAATCCGACGTGGCGACATCAACGATGCCGATTTCGAAAAGCTGGTCGCCTGCTCGATGATGATGCAGAAGGTGCCTTTGTTCATCGACCAGACAGGTGGTATCTCGATTGCCCAGCTCGCCGCCCGCGCCCGCCGCCTGAAGCGCCAACGGGGCCTCGACGTGCTGGTCATCGACTATATCCAGCTGATGACCGGCTCGGGCAAATCGGGTGAGAACCGCGTGCAGGAAGTGACCCAGATCACTACCGGCCTGAAGGCGCTCGGCAAGGAACTGAACGTGCCGATCATCGCCCTGTCGCAGCTGTCGCGTCAGGTGGAAAACCGCGACGACAAGCGGCCGCAGCTCTCCGACCTTCGCGAGTCGGGCTCGATCGAGCAGGACGCCGACGTCGTGCTGTTCGTCTATCGCGAGGAATATTACGTCAAGAACCAGGAGCCCCGCGATCCGGCCGACCCTAAATACAATGAATGGGAACAGCTGTTCGAGAAGGTCAAGGGCACCGCCGACGTTATCATCTCGAAGCAGCGCCATGGACCGACCGGCACCGTGAAGCTCGCCTTCCAGGCCGAGTTCACGCGCTTCGCAGATCTCGCGGATTCGTCGTTCACGCCGTACGAAGAGCATTGA
- the alr gene encoding alanine racemase, translating to MTDLSEDFDDELDAFDAAGLRLTVDLGALVANWQDMARRSGRARTAAVVKADAYGLGIEEVGETLYIAGARDFFVATVEEGVTLRLYAPDARIFVLAGIWPGMQRLFFENDLVPIISSEEQLAFWMAVVSDYGEYPCALQVDTGFNRLGLTVPEAMALADDVSRPASFSPVLVISHLACGDDPASPMNRQQLDSFREVSRAFEGIESSLSASAGIFLGPEYHFDLTRPGIALYGGEAVPGVANPMRPVATAEARVLQVRQVKAGEAVSYGRAMQLTRDSTLAVVCAGYADGYMRSQSSGGVPLRQTGIAAGHGFIAGHRVPVAGRITMDLTIFDITDLPDGLVRAGDYVELFGSNVLVDDAARAAGTIGYEMLTSMGLRHQRRYLVEE from the coding sequence ATGACCGACCTTTCCGAAGACTTCGACGACGAACTCGATGCCTTTGACGCCGCCGGCCTGCGGCTGACGGTCGATCTGGGGGCATTGGTCGCCAACTGGCAGGACATGGCCCGGCGATCCGGTCGCGCCCGTACCGCCGCTGTCGTCAAGGCAGATGCCTATGGCCTCGGCATCGAGGAGGTCGGCGAAACCCTTTACATCGCCGGAGCCCGCGATTTTTTCGTCGCAACAGTCGAGGAAGGCGTGACGCTGCGGCTCTATGCGCCAGATGCCCGCATCTTCGTGCTTGCCGGAATCTGGCCGGGCATGCAGCGGCTGTTTTTCGAAAACGATCTGGTTCCAATCATATCATCCGAGGAGCAACTGGCTTTCTGGATGGCAGTTGTGTCCGACTATGGCGAATATCCTTGCGCATTGCAGGTCGATACCGGCTTCAACCGGCTAGGCCTGACGGTCCCGGAAGCGATGGCGCTCGCCGACGACGTGTCCCGTCCCGCCAGCTTTTCACCGGTGCTGGTGATCAGCCACCTTGCCTGCGGCGACGATCCAGCCTCGCCGATGAACCGGCAGCAGCTCGATTCATTTCGTGAGGTTAGCCGCGCCTTCGAAGGTATCGAATCGAGCCTGTCGGCCTCGGCCGGCATTTTTCTTGGCCCGGAATACCATTTCGACCTGACCCGTCCCGGTATCGCGCTCTATGGCGGCGAAGCGGTACCAGGCGTTGCCAATCCGATGCGCCCGGTCGCCACAGCAGAGGCCCGGGTGCTGCAGGTGCGGCAAGTCAAGGCCGGCGAAGCCGTCAGCTACGGCCGCGCCATGCAGTTGACGCGCGACAGCACATTGGCGGTTGTATGCGCCGGCTATGCGGACGGCTACATGCGTAGCCAGTCCAGCGGCGGCGTGCCGTTGCGCCAGACAGGGATTGCCGCCGGCCATGGCTTCATCGCCGGCCATCGCGTGCCCGTCGCCGGCCGTATCACCATGGACCTGACGATATTCGACATCACCGACCTGCCGGACGGGCTCGTTCGGGCCGGCGACTACGTGGAACTGTTCGGCAGCAATGTCCTCGTCGACGATGCTGCCCGCGCCGCCGGCACGATCGGCTACGAAATGCTCACCAGCATGGGCCTCCGCCACCAGCGGCGGTATCTGGTCGAGGAGTAG
- a CDS encoding CvpA family protein: MPITIFDGIVIGVVLFSAVLAMVRGFSREILSIVSWGGSAVAAYYLYPKLVPYAKHYTDDDRIAIVGSAAVVFLIALIIISFITMKIADFIIDSRIGALDRTLGFLFGAARGVLLLVVAVAFWNWLVDEAHRPDWVNNAKSKPFLDSMVVKLEAALPEKFAQMIRTNVIDKIQPEKQQLNDDAAAPSDAAPSDDAPASPAAPTTTPAAPATNN, translated from the coding sequence ATGCCCATTACGATTTTCGACGGTATTGTTATCGGCGTCGTGCTGTTTTCCGCCGTTCTCGCCATGGTACGCGGCTTCTCTCGCGAAATTCTGTCGATCGTCAGTTGGGGCGGCTCGGCCGTTGCGGCCTACTATCTCTACCCGAAGCTGGTGCCTTACGCCAAACACTACACCGATGACGACCGTATCGCCATCGTCGGCTCGGCCGCCGTCGTCTTCCTCATCGCGCTGATCATCATCTCCTTCATCACCATGAAGATCGCCGATTTCATCATCGACAGCCGCATCGGCGCGCTCGACCGCACGCTCGGCTTCCTTTTCGGCGCCGCCCGTGGCGTGCTGCTGTTGGTCGTCGCCGTTGCCTTCTGGAACTGGCTGGTCGACGAAGCGCATCGCCCCGATTGGGTCAACAATGCCAAGTCCAAGCCTTTCCTCGATTCGATGGTGGTAAAGCTGGAAGCCGCATTGCCGGAGAAATTCGCGCAGATGATTCGGACCAATGTTATCGACAAGATCCAGCCGGAAAAGCAGCAGTTGAACGATGACGCGGCCGCACCGAGCGATGCAGCCCCATCGGACGACGCACCCGCCTCGCCGGCGGCACCGACAACGACACCTGCCGCTCCGGCTACGAATAATTGA
- a CDS encoding HlyD family secretion protein, translated as MSRLVRSPIEVVAVLAGIGGIMLVLYAWHLPPFRTSVATTDDAYVKGYVTVISPQVSGYVTDVRVKDYESVKQGEVLARIDDRIYQQKLAQASANRDGQKAALANSRQQELVARAEIASSRAAVDSVQAGLTRAQLAWERVETLVQKGVSTTSDAETAQATLDQAKAAVNQALAAVEVSRQNLTTIIVNRASLEAGVAGAEAAMQQASIDLQNATIMAPRSGRLGEIGVRLGQYVTAGTQLLALVPEDTWVIANFKETQLDGMQVGQPVAISVDAFGHRRLNGHIQSFSPAAGSEFAVIKPDNATGNFTKVAQRVGVRVTIDPGQPEAANLAPGLSVVVSIDKASRPDAN; from the coding sequence ATGTCCAGGCTTGTCCGATCTCCTATCGAAGTGGTTGCCGTCCTTGCCGGCATCGGCGGTATCATGCTGGTTCTCTACGCTTGGCACCTGCCACCCTTCAGGACCTCGGTGGCAACTACGGACGATGCCTATGTCAAAGGTTACGTAACGGTCATTAGCCCGCAGGTCAGCGGCTACGTCACCGACGTTCGCGTCAAGGACTACGAGAGCGTCAAGCAGGGTGAGGTGCTGGCCAGGATCGACGATCGCATCTACCAGCAGAAACTCGCCCAGGCGAGCGCCAACCGCGACGGCCAGAAGGCGGCACTCGCCAATTCCCGCCAGCAGGAACTGGTGGCCCGCGCCGAGATCGCCTCGAGCCGGGCGGCAGTCGATAGCGTGCAGGCGGGGCTGACACGTGCGCAGCTCGCCTGGGAGCGCGTCGAGACGCTTGTCCAGAAAGGCGTGTCGACGACCAGCGACGCCGAGACCGCCCAGGCGACGCTCGACCAGGCAAAGGCTGCGGTCAACCAGGCGCTGGCAGCCGTCGAGGTCTCGCGGCAGAACCTGACGACGATCATCGTCAACCGCGCGTCGCTTGAGGCAGGCGTTGCCGGCGCAGAGGCTGCGATGCAGCAGGCGTCCATCGATCTGCAGAATGCCACAATCATGGCGCCGAGGTCGGGCAGGCTAGGTGAAATCGGCGTCCGGTTGGGCCAATACGTGACGGCAGGCACACAATTGCTGGCGCTCGTGCCCGAAGACACCTGGGTCATCGCCAATTTCAAGGAAACGCAGCTCGATGGCATGCAGGTCGGCCAGCCCGTGGCGATTTCCGTCGACGCCTTCGGCCACCGCCGGCTGAATGGTCACATCCAGAGTTTCTCGCCAGCTGCCGGCTCCGAGTTCGCGGTGATCAAGCCCGACAACGCCACCGGTAATTTCACCAAGGTAGCCCAGCGCGTGGGCGTCCGCGTGACGATCGACCCCGGCCAGCCGGAAGCCGCCAATCTAGCCCCCGGCCTCTCCGTCGTCGTCTCCATCGACAAGGCATCCAGGCCGGACGCGAATTAG